A part of Legionella sainthelensi genomic DNA contains:
- a CDS encoding DUF1189 family protein translates to MSKEKNKLKSIDTPNYRYWSALYMSLYSRLLYVDVGKRWKGLGFLYLLLAIALFSIPFVIRMDLSFNNSFNEQLIKPLEEIPIFYIQEGNVVFDKPMPYLVKNDKGQVNIIIDTTGQVNDFSKYPSLAILVNKNKISLKIPNLQLFNMPQAQFSSGPPMVQEFSKEDNAVFDGKMIAKEKTITNMKYFAQVLMYPMIVAVLFSMFITFFLVFGFLGQVFSSVFFSFSITFKQSCRLLIVAATPMLIALILLLTSNYIFPGSGFILLFLLIGYFSYALFALRAESKKVVRT, encoded by the coding sequence ATGAGTAAAGAAAAAAACAAACTAAAATCAATTGATACGCCCAATTATCGCTATTGGTCTGCGTTGTATATGTCACTTTACTCCAGACTTCTTTATGTCGATGTCGGAAAGCGTTGGAAGGGACTCGGTTTTCTTTATCTTTTATTGGCTATAGCTTTGTTTTCAATTCCATTTGTTATAAGAATGGATTTAAGTTTCAATAATTCTTTTAATGAACAACTTATTAAACCTTTGGAGGAAATTCCGATTTTTTATATCCAGGAGGGGAATGTTGTTTTTGACAAACCTATGCCTTATTTAGTCAAAAACGATAAAGGACAGGTGAATATTATTATAGATACTACAGGACAAGTTAATGATTTTTCTAAATATCCCTCGCTCGCTATTTTGGTCAATAAAAATAAAATCTCTTTAAAAATACCTAACTTACAATTATTTAATATGCCTCAAGCTCAATTTAGTAGTGGGCCTCCAATGGTGCAAGAGTTTAGTAAGGAAGATAATGCTGTATTTGATGGTAAAATGATTGCAAAAGAAAAAACAATAACAAATATGAAATACTTTGCACAAGTATTGATGTATCCCATGATTGTTGCGGTACTTTTTTCAATGTTTATTACGTTTTTTTTAGTATTTGGATTTTTAGGACAAGTTTTTTCTAGTGTATTTTTTTCCTTTAGTATTACTTTCAAGCAATCTTGCCGACTTTTAATTGTTGCAGCAACACCAATGCTGATCGCGCTGATTCTTTTATTAACATCTAATTATATATTTCCCGGCTCGGGATTTATTTTATTATTTTTGCTGATTGGGTATTTCAGTTATGCTCTATTTGCTCTGCGCGCGGAGAGTAAAAAAGTTGTTAGGACATGA
- a CDS encoding alpha/beta fold hydrolase — MKELIHFAHGNGFPALCYKQMLDCLETQFDYCYIDRIGHNPLFPVGENWHNLVLEVIDSVKDQATRPVIAVGHSLGGVLSLLAAIEQPELFKAVIMLDSPLLGTFKSSMVRLAKTLGIIDRITPAQRTRGRRMYWKDKEQLISYLKTRDLFKTFTDECLNDYISYGLEHMDDGYYLRFDRHIEYQIYRTIPHVIPNFEGKLFIPTALIYGDKSTVVGKMDIRYMKKYFNVINHRIQGTHLFPMEHPELAAKQIIKIVSCFNRPLHVPNKISLI; from the coding sequence ATGAAAGAATTGATTCATTTTGCTCATGGAAATGGCTTCCCAGCTTTGTGCTATAAACAAATGCTGGATTGCCTAGAGACTCAATTTGATTACTGTTATATAGATAGGATTGGACACAATCCGTTATTTCCAGTGGGTGAAAATTGGCACAATCTGGTGTTGGAAGTTATTGATAGCGTAAAAGACCAGGCAACTCGCCCTGTTATTGCAGTTGGTCATTCTTTAGGGGGTGTTTTAAGTTTATTAGCCGCAATAGAACAACCCGAATTATTTAAAGCGGTAATTATGTTAGACTCGCCATTACTTGGTACTTTTAAATCAAGTATGGTTCGTCTTGCAAAAACTTTGGGGATTATTGATAGGATAACACCAGCACAAAGGACACGAGGACGCCGGATGTATTGGAAAGATAAGGAGCAATTAATTAGCTATTTGAAAACAAGAGATTTATTTAAAACATTTACTGATGAGTGTTTAAATGATTATATTAGTTATGGACTAGAACATATGGACGATGGCTATTATTTACGCTTCGACAGACATATTGAATATCAAATTTATCGTACGATCCCTCATGTCATTCCTAATTTTGAAGGTAAGCTTTTCATTCCAACAGCATTAATTTATGGTGACAAAAGTACTGTGGTTGGTAAAATGGATATACGTTACATGAAAAAATATTTCAATGTAATCAACCATCGGATTCAAGGAACCCATTTATTTCCTATGGAGCATCCTGAATTGGCGGCAAAGCAAATTATAAAAATTGTCTCTTGTTTCAATAGACCTTTACATGTACCAAATAAGATCAGTTTGATATAA
- a CDS encoding acyl-CoA dehydrogenase — protein sequence MLHAILVLIIVGAAGILLTRQAAISVWAISFALFSALIFSYGSPGLFTKMTLVIIELILIISSIKPLRRELLSKYFLRAVSKAMPSMSVTEREALEAGTVSWEGDLFSGAPDFSALRNAPVVHLTAEEQAFLDGPVNTLCSMIDDWNITHNLTDLPSEIWQFIKENRFLGMIIPKSYGGLEFSATAQMSVLVKIYGRSITAATTISVPNSLGPGELLLKYGTDEQKNYYLPRLADGREIPCFALTGPNAGSDAASIPDKGIVCHQEINGQKILGIRLNWDKRYITLCPVATVIGLAFRLFDPENLLGRGEDVGISCALIPANTPGITKGRRHFPLNTGFLNGPTQGKDVFIPMDYLIGGADMAGCGWRMLMECLSAGRAISLPSSANGGAQAVALVSGAYARIRKQFNQPIGKFEGIEEPLARIAANTYIIDAALTMAAAAIDHGAKPSVAGAILKYHTTERARQIAFDAMDIHGGKGICLGPNNYLGRGYQGSPIGITVEGANILTRSLIIFGQGAIRCHPYVYHELESIRNNNLVDFDQAFFAHAGFFLANLTKSIIFAWTDAYLSKAPASSAKRYYQLVHRYSTHLAFLADFSMTVLGGALKRKEKLSSRLGDMLSNLYLASAVLKRFHEDGEPKADFPLVEWSCQQLLYDCETAMQGVIVNFPARWARIILRLIIKPLGNRRNKPDDQLGHQLARLLIEPNETRARLTRLVYKKAGENCPLGRTEEAFLKICAAEELERKVMRAVKENVLKSLTLLEQIDEALACGVLSEKEANQLKEAELARQEVIKVDDFNDEDLRRPMSTKPVQSKKIKDGMESEVI from the coding sequence GTGCTACATGCTATTTTAGTGCTCATAATCGTTGGAGCAGCAGGAATTTTACTCACGAGACAGGCAGCCATTTCGGTTTGGGCTATTAGCTTTGCTTTATTTAGTGCACTTATTTTTTCCTATGGTTCTCCCGGTTTATTCACTAAAATGACCCTTGTTATTATTGAACTCATTTTAATTATCAGTTCTATAAAGCCTTTAAGAAGAGAATTATTGTCTAAGTACTTTTTAAGAGCGGTTAGTAAAGCAATGCCTTCTATGTCTGTCACAGAAAGGGAAGCTCTAGAAGCAGGGACAGTGAGTTGGGAAGGTGATTTATTTAGTGGTGCTCCTGATTTTTCCGCACTTAGAAATGCTCCAGTTGTGCATTTAACCGCTGAGGAACAAGCATTTCTTGACGGGCCTGTGAATACTTTATGTTCCATGATTGATGATTGGAATATAACTCACAATCTTACCGATTTACCTTCTGAAATTTGGCAATTTATTAAAGAAAATCGTTTCTTAGGTATGATCATCCCTAAGAGTTATGGTGGTCTTGAATTTTCTGCCACAGCTCAAATGTCAGTTTTAGTAAAAATCTATGGACGTTCCATCACTGCAGCAACAACTATTTCTGTTCCCAACTCACTGGGACCAGGTGAGCTGTTACTGAAATATGGAACCGACGAACAAAAAAACTATTATTTGCCACGTTTGGCGGATGGACGAGAAATTCCATGTTTTGCACTGACTGGCCCTAATGCAGGCTCAGATGCTGCGTCGATTCCAGATAAAGGAATTGTCTGCCATCAAGAAATTAATGGCCAAAAAATATTAGGAATACGCTTAAATTGGGACAAGCGCTATATTACTTTATGCCCAGTAGCTACAGTAATCGGTCTGGCATTTCGATTATTCGATCCTGAGAATTTATTAGGTCGCGGCGAAGATGTGGGTATTAGTTGTGCATTAATACCAGCCAATACACCTGGAATTACTAAAGGACGCCGGCACTTCCCATTAAATACCGGATTTTTAAATGGGCCAACTCAAGGTAAAGATGTATTTATACCTATGGATTATCTAATTGGTGGCGCTGATATGGCAGGATGTGGGTGGCGTATGCTTATGGAGTGTTTAAGTGCTGGCAGAGCAATTTCTTTGCCCTCAAGTGCTAATGGAGGTGCCCAGGCAGTAGCTTTGGTCTCAGGAGCATATGCACGCATACGAAAACAATTCAATCAACCTATAGGGAAATTTGAAGGAATTGAAGAACCTTTAGCACGTATTGCTGCGAATACTTATATTATTGATGCTGCTTTAACAATGGCTGCTGCGGCTATTGATCATGGAGCAAAGCCCTCTGTTGCTGGGGCTATCCTAAAATATCATACAACTGAACGTGCAAGACAAATTGCATTCGATGCTATGGACATTCATGGCGGCAAAGGAATTTGTCTTGGTCCTAATAATTATTTAGGCCGAGGTTACCAAGGATCTCCTATCGGAATTACTGTTGAAGGTGCAAATATATTAACCCGAAGCTTAATTATTTTTGGTCAAGGTGCGATACGTTGTCATCCTTATGTGTATCATGAGCTAGAGAGTATCCGAAATAATAATCTCGTGGATTTTGATCAGGCTTTTTTTGCACATGCAGGTTTCTTCCTGGCTAATTTGACTAAGTCCATTATTTTTGCTTGGACGGATGCTTATTTATCCAAAGCACCTGCAAGTAGCGCAAAACGATATTATCAATTAGTCCATAGATACAGTACTCATTTGGCATTTCTTGCCGATTTTTCAATGACTGTCTTGGGGGGGGCTTTAAAGCGTAAAGAAAAATTATCTTCACGGCTTGGGGATATGCTGAGTAATTTGTATCTAGCTTCGGCTGTTTTGAAACGCTTTCATGAGGATGGAGAGCCAAAAGCTGATTTTCCTTTGGTTGAATGGAGTTGTCAGCAATTATTGTATGACTGTGAGACAGCAATGCAGGGAGTGATCGTTAATTTTCCTGCGCGTTGGGCTAGAATTATCTTACGCTTGATTATCAAGCCATTAGGTAATCGTAGAAATAAACCAGATGATCAATTGGGACATCAGTTAGCACGCCTTTTAATTGAACCTAATGAAACTCGAGCACGTTTAACCCGGTTAGTTTATAAAAAAGCTGGGGAGAATTGTCCCTTAGGTCGTACGGAAGAAGCATTCCTTAAAATTTGTGCTGCAGAAGAGTTAGAAAGAAAGGTAATGCGAGCAGTAAAAGAAAATGTTTTAAAGTCTCTTACTTTGCTTGAACAAATCGATGAGGCTTTGGCTTGTGGGGTACTCAGCGAAAAAGAAGCAAACCAATTAAAAGAAGCTGAATTGGCTCGTCAAGAAGTAATCAAGGTAGATGATTTCAATGATGAGGATCTGCGTCGTCCTATGTCAACAAAACCGGTACAAAGCAAAAAAATTAAGGATGGCATGGAGTCAGAAGTTATTTAG
- a CDS encoding LysR family transcriptional regulator, whose amino-acid sequence MNIVELKSFLAVVEYHSISLASKKMNVTQPAITKRIQKLEAELGVQLFKKSGMRTELTDKGKLSIPYIRQLLHTYEGLMFQLAGKDDHSRLLSNIGASVYIAQSVLPEIQKYISSLNTNLLMNVKLIHERDVADGLFSGNFDVIISPLCFSFPKTVASTPLWREKLIIVAADDHPLHHKENVTLEELALYDAVVMEKEIAIRQKIDELLWSNNLNLRVISEANTIYNNIAMTQQGLGWSVIYERLLTPGLSPIKVEGSDLYIDFHVYFLMKRKEERMLRLLIGYLQQFINASSGWKQFAIKSS is encoded by the coding sequence ATGAATATCGTTGAATTAAAATCATTTCTTGCTGTTGTTGAATATCACTCCATTTCTTTGGCATCTAAAAAAATGAATGTTACTCAGCCTGCAATCACCAAGCGCATACAAAAGTTGGAGGCAGAGCTTGGAGTACAGTTATTCAAAAAATCAGGCATGAGAACGGAATTAACTGACAAAGGTAAGCTAAGTATTCCTTATATTAGGCAATTACTGCATACCTATGAGGGATTAATGTTTCAACTGGCAGGAAAAGATGACCATTCACGTTTGCTTAGCAATATTGGTGCTTCAGTTTATATCGCACAATCGGTACTTCCTGAGATTCAAAAATATATAAGTTCTCTTAATACTAATTTGCTCATGAATGTGAAATTAATTCATGAACGAGATGTTGCCGATGGATTATTTAGCGGTAATTTTGATGTGATTATTTCTCCTTTGTGCTTTAGTTTTCCAAAAACGGTAGCTTCAACTCCATTGTGGAGAGAAAAACTTATAATTGTTGCTGCTGATGATCATCCTCTCCACCATAAAGAAAATGTAACACTGGAGGAACTAGCTCTCTATGATGCTGTTGTGATGGAAAAAGAAATAGCAATACGCCAGAAAATTGACGAGCTTCTATGGAGTAATAATTTGAACCTAAGGGTGATATCTGAAGCCAATACTATCTATAATAATATCGCCATGACCCAACAAGGATTGGGGTGGTCAGTGATTTATGAACGTTTATTGACGCCCGGCTTATCGCCTATTAAGGTTGAAGGCAGTGATTTGTATATCGACTTTCATGTATATTTTTTAATGAAACGCAAAGAAGAACGAATGCTTAGGCTACTGATAGGGTATTTACAACAATTTATCAATGCATCTTCCGGATGGAAACAATTCGCTATCAAAAGTTCATAA